From Azospirillum brasilense:
TGCCCAACAAACACATCGACCTCGTTGAGGCCTTCCTTCTTCTCACGTCCACGTTTTTTCACAACATTCCCCCATCAAAAAAAGTGGCAAAGCCCCATGTCGCGCGAAGCAACATTCGGTTCTGCGTTGGAAAGATTCCGACGCGCTTGTGCCACGATCTTTTTGGTATCGGACAAGCGACCATTGCAACTCAGCTATGACGTCGGCGGTGCAAAGTCAACCACCGTTGCGGCATTTACTACCTACGTCCCAACAAACCACAGAAATAGAAGGGTTATGCACACGCGCATTATTCCTTCTTTCGAGGTAATTTCAAATTGCTCAAAGCAGAAACAATCTGACACATGCCCCTTTGCAGCGAATCACCCCCCTCCTCCTCGCTCGCAGGTGGGCAGAAGAGCGTTGCCGACGCGCATCGATAGGCACATTTTGCCGGGCACTGGGCAATTTCTGCCCATGAATTAACGCTCTCTTCATCAAGACAGCCCAGCATGCGCGCTTAAGGCAAGGACCGGCGCGGTTTTTGCAAATTCCTTTTTTGCGTCTGCGAAATCAAGAACTTCCCGGAGATTCACCGGGGCATCCGATCGGGGACTAGCGCGTGAACAACCTTCTGCAGACCTTGCGCAACCTGGGTCCCGCGCGCTTGGCCGCCATCGGTGGCGTCGGCCTGCTCCTGATCGGATTCTTCGTCTATCTGATGACGCGCCTCTCGACCCCGGAGATGGAGCTTCTCTACGCCGAACTCCAGCCCACCGAGGCCGCGGCCATCGCCAAGAAGCTGGAGGAGGCGAAGGTCCCCTTCACGGTCGACAAGACCGGCACGAAGATCATGGTCGCCGCCGAGCAGGTGGGGCCGACGCGCATGCGGATGGCCGCCGCCGGCCTGCCCTCGGGCGGTTCGATCGGCTACGAGCTGTTCGACAAGGGCGAAGGCTTCGGCGCCACCAGCTTCATGCAGAACATCAACCACCTGCGCGCCCTGGAAGGCGAGATGGCGCGCACGGTGCAGACGCTGAACGGCGTGCAGAGCGCCCGCGTCCATCTGGTGCTGCCCAAGCGCGAGCTGTTCGCGCGCCAGCAGAACCCGGCGACGGCCAGCATCTTCATAAAGCTGCGCCCCGGCGCCCAGCTGTCGCGCGAGAACATCCAGGCGATCCAGCACCTGATCGCCGCCTCCGTCCCGAACCTCGACCCCAGCCGCATCTCCATCGTCGACGACAAGGGCACCCTGCTCGCCCGCGGCACCGGCAACGACAGCGCGGACGCCATGCTGGCCTCGGCGGAGGAGAAGAAGGTCGCCTACGAGAGCCGCGTCGCCCGCATCATCGAGGATCTGCTGGGCCGCACCGTCGGCTACGGCAAGGTGCGGGCGGAGGTGTCGGCCGACCTCGACTTCGACCGCATCACCACGCAGTCCGAGATCTTCGATCCGGAAAGCCAGGTCGTCCGCTCCACCCAGACGGTGACGGAGGCGAACGAGAGCCACGACCGCGACCCGCTGTCGCCGGTCACCGTGGACCAGAACCTGCCGACCGCCCAGTCGGGCAACAACGCCGGGCCGATCTCGCAGAACAAGCAGAACCGCAGCGAAGAGACGATCAACTACGAGATCAGCCGGACCACCAAGAACCACGTCCGCGAATCGGGGCAGGTGCGACGCCTGTCGGTCGCGGTGCTGGTCGACGGCACCTACAGCCTGCCCAAGGACGGCAACCCGGCGGCCTACCAGCCGCGGCCGGAGCAGGAGCTGGAGAGCATCAAGGCGCTCGTCCGCTCCGCCGTCGGTCTCGATGCCGTGCGCGGCGACACGCTGGAAGTCATCAACATGCGCTTCTGGTCGCCGGAAGACGACGTCCAGAAGCCGGAGGAGCTGTTCCTCGGCATGACCAAGGACGACCTGTTCCGCATCGCGGAGATGGTCGTTCTGGGCATCGTCGCCGTTCTCATCATCCTGCTGGTCATCCGCCCGCTGATCACCCGCGCCTTCGAGAAGGCCGATCAGCAGGAGGAGGACGACATGGACCGCCTGCTGGCCGACCAGAGCGGCATGCCCGCCGCCCTGGCCGCGCCGACCGGCGCGCTGGCCCAGGATCTCGCCCTGGAGGCCGCCCAGGCCGACGAGGAGCTGGAGCAGATGATCGACATCAACCGCGTCGAAGGCCGCGTCCGCGCCTCCTCGCTGCGCAAGGTGGGCGAGATCGTGGAGAAGCATCCGGAGGAAGCGGTGTCGATCCTGCGCAACTGGCTGTATCAGGAGAGCTGACGCGATGAGTTCGGTCCGCAAATTCCTGTTCGACGAATCCTTCGACGTGGACGCGCCGCCGCGCCGCCAGCTCCAGGCCGACGACGACTATTTCGACAACATCCCCCTACCGGAACCTGAGCCCGAGCCGGAACCGGAGCTGCCGCCCGAGCCGCCGCCCCCGGTGTTCGGCGAGGCCGATCTGGCCGCCGCCCGCGCCGCCGGCTTCGCGGAGGGCGAGACCGCCGGAAAGTCGACGGGCTACGGCAAGGGCTTCGTGGACGGCAACAACGCCGGCCGCAAGGACGGCTACGAGCAGGCCCGCGTCGAGATCGAGGCGACGGTGCAGGCGCGGATCGCCAACGCGCTGGAAACCGTCGGCAACGGCGTGCAGCATCTGCTGAACGAGCATTACGCCACCAGCGCCCAGCGGGCCGACCAGCCCGTGCACATCGCCCTGGCCATCGTCCGCAAGCTGATGCCGGAGCTGGCGCGGCGCGGCGGGCTGATGGAGGTGGAAGGGCTGGTGCGCGCCTGCCTGACCGACCTGATCGACGAGCCGCGCTTGGTGGTGCGCGTCGCCGACGACATGGTGGACGCGGTGCGCGAGCATCTGGATCAGGTGATCGCGGCCCGCGGCTTCGGTGCCAAGCTGATGGTGGTGGGCGATTCCGGCCTCGCGCCGGGAAGCTGCCGGATCGAATGGGCCGAAGGCGGGGTGGAGCGGGACACCGCCGGCCTGCTCGCCCAGATCGAACGGCGGATGGCCGGCCTGCTGGAGGCGCCGCCGGGCTGACTCCCCGGCGGACCGATTGCGGCGGACAGGATTTTCAAGGTTCTAAGGGCTTCTGGAGACTTCGATGGCCAAGGACAGCTTCTCCCTCGACGAGTTGGACGGCGGCGGCCGCAGCGACATTGCGGAGTATGAGACCGGCCTGGGTCCAGCCAAGGATCTGGAAGCGGTCTACGACATCCCCGTCCAGATCTCCGCCGTGCTCGGCAAATCGACCATGCAGGTCAGCCAGCTGCTCAAGCTCGGGCGCGGCGCGGTGGTGGAGCTGGACCGCAAGGTCGGCGAGGCCATCGACATCTACGTGAACAACCGTCTGGTCGCCCGCGGCGAGGTCGTGGTCGTGGAAGACCGGCTGGGCATAACCATGACCGAAATCATCAAGTCGGACCGCGGATGAGCCTCACACGAGACAGCGCTGAAGCGTCCCGCCGGGGTGGGCGTTCCGCCCGTCCGCGCGGCGGGGTGGACGTGGCGACGCTGGTCGGTCTGGCCGCCGCCGCCGTGGTCATCTTCGTCGCCATGGCGTCGGGCGGCAGTCTGCGCGCCTTCGTCGACCCGCCGTCGCTCATCATCGTGCTGGGCGGCACACTGGCGGTCACCACCGCCTCCTTCTCGCTGCCCGACGTGGCCATCGCGTGGCGCGACGCCGGGGCGGTGCTGATCCACCGGACCAGCGACCCGCGCGGCGTGGCACGGCAGGTGCTCCTACTCGCCGAGGCGGCACGGCGCGCGCCGGAAACGCTGCGCAACGTCCTGCCGGAGCTGAAGCACGAGTCCTTCCTGCACCGGTCCGTCACTCTGGTGGCCGAGGGGCTGCCACCCGACGACATCGAGCGGATGCTGATCGGCGAGGTCGAGGCGTCGGGCGCCGGCAAGGTTAAGAGCGCCGGCGTGCTGCGCCGCGCGTCGGAGGTGGCGCCGGCCATGGGGCTGATCGGCACGCTGGTCGGTCTCGTCCAGATGCTGGGCAGCCTGAACGACCCGTCGAGCATCGGCCCGGCCATGGCCTTGGCCCTGCTGACCACCTTCTACGGGGCGGTGCTCGGCAACGTCGCGCTCGCCCCGCTGGCCGCCAAGGTGGAGCGGACGGCGGAGGAAGACGCGCTCGTCAAGACTCTCTACACCATCGGCGCGGTATCCATCGCGCGTCAGGAAAATCCGCGGCGTCTGGAAATGCTCCTGAACGCCGTTCTTCCGCCTGGAAAGCGGATTCAGTACTTCGACCGGGACTCCGACCGGGGTTCTCCGAGGGGAGCGTAAGATGCGTCTGCTGATCGTTGGAACGTTGGAAGGGTACATCACCGCCGCTGGCAAGATCGCCATGCAGCGCGGGGCGAAGGTGTCCCACACCGACAGCATCGAGGGCGCCCTGAACGCCCTGCGCGCGGCGGCGGGGGCGGACCTCGTGATGATCGACGTCAAACTCGACATCGCGACCTTCATCGAAAGCCTGAAGGCGGAACGAATCACCATTCCCGTGGTGGCCTGCGGCATCGGCACCGACGCGGCGGCGGCGGTGAAGGCGATCCGCGCCGGTGCCAAGGAATACATCCCCCTGCCCCCCGACGCGGAGCTGATCGCCGCTGTCCTGGAAGCGGTGGCGGAGGAAAGCCACGCCATCGTCTGCCAGGACCCGGCCATGCTGGCGACCCTGCGGCTGGCGGACCAGGTGGCGCCCAGCGACGCCTCCGTCCTGATCACCGGCGAGAGCGGCACCGGCAAGGAGCTGATGGCCCGCTACATCCACCGCAAGAGCCGGCGCTCCGACGCGCCCTTCGTCGCGGTGAACTGCGCGGCCATCCCGGAAAACCTATTGGAATCGGAGCTGTTCGGCCATGAGAAGGGCGCCTTCACCGGCGCCGTCGCGCGCCGGCTGGGCCGCTTCGAGGAGGCCAACGGCGGCACCCTGCTGCTCGACGAGCTGTCGGAGATGCACCCGCGGCTCCAGGCCAAGCTGTTGCGCGCCATCCAGGAAAAGGAGATCGACCGCATCGGCTCGTCCCAGCCGGTGAAGGTCAACGTCCGTCTGGTCGCCACCTCCAACCGCAACCTGGAGAACGAGGTCCGCGCCGGCAACTTCCGCGAGGACCTCTATTTCCGGCTCAACGTCTTCAGCGTCGCCATTCCGTCCCTGCGCGAACGGCCGGCCGACATTCCGATGATCGCCGACCATTTCCTGAAGAAATACGCGCAGGCCAACGGGCTGGGCGAGAAGCGGCTGTCGGACGACGCGCTGCTGATGCTGCGCGCCCACCACTGGCGCGGCAACGTGCGCGAGCTGGAAAACACCATGCACCGCGCCGTCCTCCTCTCCAAGTCGGAGACGGTCGGGCCGGACGCGATCATGCTGACCAGCCAGCTGCTCGCTCCGGAAGGGTCGGCGCAGGCGTCGATCCCGACCAACTCGCCGGTTGCCAACCCCTTCGCCGGGCCGGGCGGCACGGTGCCGCAGGCGCCGCGCGGCTATGGGCAGCCGGCTCCCGGCTACCCGACCTCCTACGCGCCACCTCCGGGCCACGCCGCGGGGGCCGCGGCCTACGGCAACGCTGGAGCGGCGTCCGGCGCCCCGGCCGTCCAGGGACTCGTCGGGCGCACGGTGGCGGAGGTCGAGCGCGACCTGATCATCGGCACGCTGTCCCACTGCCTGGGCAACCGCACCCACGCGGCGAACATTCTGGGCATCTCGATCCGCACGCTGCGCAACAAGCTGAAGCAGTACAGCGAGGAGGGCGTGCCGGTGCCGCCGCCGGGCAG
This genomic window contains:
- the fliF gene encoding flagellar basal-body MS-ring/collar protein FliF, translated to MNNLLQTLRNLGPARLAAIGGVGLLLIGFFVYLMTRLSTPEMELLYAELQPTEAAAIAKKLEEAKVPFTVDKTGTKIMVAAEQVGPTRMRMAAAGLPSGGSIGYELFDKGEGFGATSFMQNINHLRALEGEMARTVQTLNGVQSARVHLVLPKRELFARQQNPATASIFIKLRPGAQLSRENIQAIQHLIAASVPNLDPSRISIVDDKGTLLARGTGNDSADAMLASAEEKKVAYESRVARIIEDLLGRTVGYGKVRAEVSADLDFDRITTQSEIFDPESQVVRSTQTVTEANESHDRDPLSPVTVDQNLPTAQSGNNAGPISQNKQNRSEETINYEISRTTKNHVRESGQVRRLSVAVLVDGTYSLPKDGNPAAYQPRPEQELESIKALVRSAVGLDAVRGDTLEVINMRFWSPEDDVQKPEELFLGMTKDDLFRIAEMVVLGIVAVLIILLVIRPLITRAFEKADQQEEDDMDRLLADQSGMPAALAAPTGALAQDLALEAAQADEELEQMIDINRVEGRVRASSLRKVGEIVEKHPEEAVSILRNWLYQES
- a CDS encoding FliH/SctL family protein; its protein translation is MSSVRKFLFDESFDVDAPPRRQLQADDDYFDNIPLPEPEPEPEPELPPEPPPPVFGEADLAAARAAGFAEGETAGKSTGYGKGFVDGNNAGRKDGYEQARVEIEATVQARIANALETVGNGVQHLLNEHYATSAQRADQPVHIALAIVRKLMPELARRGGLMEVEGLVRACLTDLIDEPRLVVRVADDMVDAVREHLDQVIAARGFGAKLMVVGDSGLAPGSCRIEWAEGGVERDTAGLLAQIERRMAGLLEAPPG
- the fliN gene encoding flagellar motor switch protein FliN; translation: MAKDSFSLDELDGGGRSDIAEYETGLGPAKDLEAVYDIPVQISAVLGKSTMQVSQLLKLGRGAVVELDRKVGEAIDIYVNNRLVARGEVVVVEDRLGITMTEIIKSDRG
- a CDS encoding motility protein A, producing the protein MSLTRDSAEASRRGGRSARPRGGVDVATLVGLAAAAVVIFVAMASGGSLRAFVDPPSLIIVLGGTLAVTTASFSLPDVAIAWRDAGAVLIHRTSDPRGVARQVLLLAEAARRAPETLRNVLPELKHESFLHRSVTLVAEGLPPDDIERMLIGEVEASGAGKVKSAGVLRRASEVAPAMGLIGTLVGLVQMLGSLNDPSSIGPAMALALLTTFYGAVLGNVALAPLAAKVERTAEEDALVKTLYTIGAVSIARQENPRRLEMLLNAVLPPGKRIQYFDRDSDRGSPRGA
- a CDS encoding sigma-54-dependent transcriptional regulator translates to MRLLIVGTLEGYITAAGKIAMQRGAKVSHTDSIEGALNALRAAAGADLVMIDVKLDIATFIESLKAERITIPVVACGIGTDAAAAVKAIRAGAKEYIPLPPDAELIAAVLEAVAEESHAIVCQDPAMLATLRLADQVAPSDASVLITGESGTGKELMARYIHRKSRRSDAPFVAVNCAAIPENLLESELFGHEKGAFTGAVARRLGRFEEANGGTLLLDELSEMHPRLQAKLLRAIQEKEIDRIGSSQPVKVNVRLVATSNRNLENEVRAGNFREDLYFRLNVFSVAIPSLRERPADIPMIADHFLKKYAQANGLGEKRLSDDALLMLRAHHWRGNVRELENTMHRAVLLSKSETVGPDAIMLTSQLLAPEGSAQASIPTNSPVANPFAGPGGTVPQAPRGYGQPAPGYPTSYAPPPGHAAGAAAYGNAGAASGAPAVQGLVGRTVAEVERDLIIGTLSHCLGNRTHAANILGISIRTLRNKLKQYSEEGVPVPPPGSEERAAY